In Desulfobacterales bacterium, a single window of DNA contains:
- a CDS encoding YihY family inner membrane protein — translation MQNISIYIAKIISFFKTDIWRINLNQVSKTKASILKFLLLIMGGVRGFIHDKCQLRASALTFYSLLSIVPVVAMAFGIAKGFGFEKLLEKELYRNFPGQQEVIENVVTFAISLLEKTKGGVVAGVGVAILFWMVIKVLSNIEESFNAIWEIKESRAWGRKFSDYLSIMLICPVLVITSNSLTVFITSQIMIITEKISLLGAISPFIFLFLKLAPFFLIWVVFSMIYILMPNTKVNYSSGIIAGVIIGTIYLIVQWAYIKFQIGVTQYNAIYGSFAALPLFLVWLQLSWFLLLFGAELSYAHQNIDSLQYAPECETISFSLKKIFGLMITHLLICNFTKGLRPLNDKEISDELSIPIKVVRKILDELVESQIISKIFTKNLNKKAYQPARDISKITVGNIIKMFEEHGSNEIPIPDTKAYNALVTGINEFEKQIEQSPSNKLLKDI, via the coding sequence ATGCAAAACATTTCAATTTATATCGCTAAGATAATTTCATTTTTTAAAACAGATATTTGGAGAATAAATTTAAATCAAGTTTCTAAAACAAAAGCCTCGATTTTAAAATTTCTTTTACTTATCATGGGAGGAGTAAGGGGGTTTATTCATGACAAATGTCAGCTTAGGGCTTCAGCTCTTACATTTTATTCTCTGCTTTCCATTGTTCCGGTCGTTGCAATGGCATTCGGAATAGCAAAAGGTTTTGGCTTTGAAAAGCTACTTGAAAAAGAACTTTATAGAAATTTTCCTGGACAGCAAGAGGTTATTGAAAATGTCGTGACTTTTGCTATATCTCTCCTTGAAAAAACTAAAGGAGGAGTTGTCGCTGGAGTTGGAGTCGCAATATTGTTTTGGATGGTAATAAAAGTTTTAAGCAATATTGAAGAATCTTTCAATGCTATTTGGGAAATAAAAGAAAGCCGTGCATGGGGAAGAAAATTCAGTGATTACCTTTCCATAATGCTGATTTGTCCTGTGCTTGTAATCACATCTAACAGTCTTACAGTTTTCATAACATCTCAAATAATGATAATAACTGAAAAAATATCCTTATTAGGCGCTATAAGCCCCTTTATTTTTTTATTTTTAAAGCTCGCTCCCTTTTTTTTGATATGGGTAGTTTTCAGCATGATATACATATTAATGCCAAATACAAAAGTTAATTACTCATCAGGAATCATTGCCGGCGTTATTATCGGGACAATATATTTAATTGTGCAATGGGCATATATAAAATTTCAAATTGGCGTAACTCAATACAATGCGATTTATGGAAGCTTTGCAGCGCTTCCTCTTTTTTTAGTATGGCTTCAATTAAGTTGGTTTCTATTGCTTTTTGGAGCTGAATTATCTTATGCTCACCAAAATATCGACAGCCTTCAATATGCTCCAGAATGTGAAACAATAAGCTTTTCTTTAAAAAAAATATTTGGACTAATGATAACACATCTGCTAATTTGCAACTTTACTAAAGGACTTAGACCCTTAAATGACAAAGAAATATCAGATGAACTTAGCATACCAATAAAGGTCGTAAGAAAAATACTCGATGAACTCGTTGAATCCCAAATTATCAGCAAAATATTTACTAAAAATCTTAATAAAAAAGCCTATCAACCGGCTAGAGATATTAGCAAAATTACTGTAGGTAATATTATAAAAATGTTTGAAGAACATGGTTCAAATGAAATCCCTATACCAGATACAAAAGCTTATAACGCTTTGGTTACAGGAATTAATGAATTTGAAAAACAAATAGAACAAAGTCCAAGCAATAAGCTTTTAAAGGATATTTGA
- a CDS encoding Uma2 family endonuclease has product MLQTINKTANYEDLYKIPENMIGQIINGELITMPRPSLRHSNVVSSIGFEIGPPYKFGRGGPGGWIILDEPEIKLGENIFVPDIAGWEKKRLPKFPKTNYISVPPDWICEVLSPCTEKTDRAMKMPIYAQFGISYFWIINPIEKILEVLKLSDNKWFILAIYAENDKVRAEPFQEIEIDLQNLWIEVED; this is encoded by the coding sequence ATGTTACAGACAATCAATAAAACCGCCAATTATGAGGATTTATATAAAATCCCAGAAAATATGATAGGGCAAATTATTAACGGTGAATTAATCACTATGCCGAGACCGTCACTAAGACATAGTAATGTTGTTTCCAGTATAGGCTTTGAAATAGGTCCGCCTTATAAATTTGGACGTGGAGGGCCTGGCGGATGGATAATTTTAGATGAACCGGAAATTAAACTTGGTGAAAATATATTTGTTCCTGATATAGCTGGTTGGGAAAAAAAAAGATTGCCAAAATTTCCAAAAACAAACTATATATCTGTTCCTCCTGATTGGATTTGTGAAGTTCTATCACCATGTACTGAAAAAACTGATAGAGCCATGAAAATGCCTATATATGCTCAATTTGGAATATCATATTTTTGGATAATAAATCCAATAGAAAAAATTTTAGAGGTACTTAAACTTAGCGATAATAAGTGGTTTATTTTAGCAATTTATGCAGAAAATGATAAGGTTCGAGCTGAGCCGTTTCAGGAAATAGAAATTGATCTTCAAAATCTTTGGATTGAGGTTGAAGATTAG